GTCGATGACCACCACGTGTGGTTCGGCCCCGTCGAGCGAGGCGACGGTGCAGGTACTGGAGGTACCGAAGTCCACCGCGACGTGCAGGGTCAAGCACAACTCCTTCGGTGCCGCCGGTTGTCCAACACCGGCGCCGGTCGACCACCGGTCACGATCAGCTACTCCGTTGAAGTTCTCCGCTCGTTCCCGACGGTGTTCACGGCCAGCCGATCCCCCTGTCCTCGGGGTGGCCCGCGTCCGAGAACCGAGCCGCCCCGAGGTGTCCGGAAGGCGTTCTACTCCGGCTGGATGTAGGCGGTCTGGATCAACTGCGGACCACCCTTGAGACTCCGGCTGACCAGAGTTCCCCTGCCCGGCGGCAACTGCCGCGACTTGATGTTGCCGATGAGCTGGCCGTCGTCCTTGTTGGCGCTCATGGCCAACCCCGGCGCCGAGGACTCGCGCATCTTGCCGATGATCGGCTCGAACAACGCCCTGCTGGCACCACCGGAGTTGCGCGCCAGCACCACGTGCAGGCCGACGTCGCTGGCCTGCGGGACGAACTCGGCGAGCTGCTGCATCGGGTTGTTGCCCTGCGGGGCCACCAGGTCGTAGTCGTCGGCCACCACGAACAGCTCCGGACCGGACCACCAGGAGCGGTTCTTGAGCTGTTCCTGGGTGACGTCCGGCCCCGGCAACCGCTTCTTCAGCGCGTTGCAGACGTCGTTGATGTTGCCCTTGAGCTGGTCGGCGGAGACGGCGTACTCCATCAGGTGCCCCGTGTCCAGGAAACCGAGCATGGTTCGCCGGTAGTCCACCAGCAGGATCAGCGCTTCCTTGGGGCTGTAGCGGTTGGTGATACCGCGCACGATGGTGCGCAGCAGTGCCGTCTTGCCCGCTTCCCGTTCGGCGAAGGCGTAGAAGTGCGGCTCCGCGTCGAAGTCCAGGTAGACCGGGTGCAGCCCGTCCTCGTTGATGCCGATCGGCACCAACCGCTGTTTGGGCTGCTGTTCGGGTGTCGGCAGCTGTTCGTGCGGGAGCACGTCGGGCAGCAACCGCACCTTCGGTGCCGGCCTGCCCTGCCAGGAATTGCGCACCTTGGTGACCAGGTCCGCGACACCGTCGGAGAGGTCCTGGTTGTACGCCTCCCAGCCGACCCGGTCACCGAGGTTTTCGCTGTCGACCCTGGGAATGGCGGTGAGGAAGTGCAGTTTGCTCGGGTGCAGTCCGCGCCCCGGCCTTCCGGAGGGGACGTTGACCGCCACCTTTCGATCCACTTCGGACTCGCTGGGGTCCCCCAGCCTGAGTTCGAAGCGGGTACCGATCAGGTCCTTGAGCGCGGGGCGGATCTCGGCCCAGCGGTTGGCCGAGACGAACACGTGCACCCCGAAGGTCAACCCCTGCGCGGCCAGGTCGAGCACGTCCTGCTCCAACGTCTCGAAGTCGTTGCGGAACGCGCCCCAACCGTCGATGACCAGGAACACGTCACCGTAGGGGTCGTCGGTTATGCTGCCCGCCGCCTTGCGCTTGCGGAAGTCGGCCATCGAGTCCACGCCGAGTTGCTGGAACCGCGCCTCACGCTCGGCGACCAGCTGCTTGATCTCGGCGATGGTCCTGCGCACCACGTCCTGGTCACGACGACCGCCGAAACCACCGATGTGCGGCAGGCTCTGCAGCGCGGCCATCGAACCGCCGCCCAGGTCGACGCAGTAGAACTGTACTTCCCGCGGGGTGTGGGTCAGCGCCATCGAGCAGATCAGGGTCCGCATCAGGTTGGACTTGCCCGACTGCGGCCCGCCGACCACGGCACCGTGCCCGTTGGCGCCGCCGAGGTCGACCACCATGTGGTCCTGGCGCTGCTGGTAGGGCATGTCGATGATGCCGACCGGAACCTGCAGCTTCCCGTTTCCGGCGTTGCCGACCGGGGTGTACCCCCGCTCCTCGGTCGCCGAGAGCGGCGGCAGCACCGAGTCCAGTGTGGGCGGAGCGTCCAGCGGGGGAAGCCAGACCTGGTGCGCGGGTGGACCCTGCCCCTGCACCTTGTTGATCACGAGCTGGAAGTCGCTGTCCGGCAGACCGTCGCCGTCGTTGTCGACGATGCCCGACTGGTCCGACTCGGGCTCCGGTTCCGGCTGCGCGGGCTGATCCGGCTCCGCGGGCGGCTCGATGTAGTCCGGCACGAAGAACCGGGGGCGCTTCTCGCCCGTGACCGGCGAAGCAGCGACCGTACGGCGCTTGCCCCCGCCCTGGTGCATGTGACCGGAGACGTAGGCCGCGCGGAACCGCTCCATGCCGCCCGGATGCTTCAGGTAACCGTGACCACCGGTGGCGGGCAGGTCACCGGCGTCGGGAACGCCGATCGCGGCACGCGACTCGGCCTGGTTGAAGGTCTTGAGCCCGATCCGGTAGGACAGGTGCGAGTCCAGCCCCCGCAGCTTGCCCTCCTCCAGGCGCTGCGAGGCCAGCAGCAGGTGCACCTGCAGCGAACGTCCCAGCCGTCCGATCATGTTGAACAGCTCGGCGAACTCGGGCTTGGTGGACAGCAGCTCGGAGAACTCGTCGATGACCACGAACAGGGCGGGCATCGGCGCCAGGTCCGCCCCGGCCTGGCGGGCCTCCTCGTAGTCCCAGACGTTCTTGACCTTCGCCTTGTTCAGTTCCTCCTGGCGCCTGTTGAGCTCACCGGCCAGCGCGTCCTGCATCCTGTCGACCTGGGTGAGGTCGTCGGCGAGGTTGGTGATGGTCGCCGAGACGTGCGGAGCAGCCTCGAACCCGTTGAACGTCGCACCACCCTTGAAGTCGACCAGCACGAAGTTCAAGGCGGTCGAGGAGTGCGTGGCCATCAGGCCGAGCACGATGGTGCGCAGGAACTCCGACTTACCGGAACCGGTGGCGCCGATGCACAGCCCGTGCGGGCCCATACCGCCGGACGCGGTCTCCTTGATGTCCAGCGAAACGACCTGACCGTCCTCACCCGGTCCGATGGCGACCTTGTAGCGCTCCGGTATGGGACGGGGCCGCCACGCCTCGTTGAGGTCGAACGAGATCGGGTCGCCGCTGAGCCCGAGCTGTTCGATGTAGTTGAGCGGGGTGGTGAGCGGCTC
This portion of the Actinopolyspora lacussalsi genome encodes:
- a CDS encoding S-DNA-T family DNA segregation ATPase FtsK/SpoIIIE (product_source=KO:K03466; cath_funfam=3.40.50.300; cog=COG1674; ko=KO:K03466; pfam=PF01580; smart=SM00382; superfamily=52540,75615; tigrfam=TIGR03924,TIGR03925; transmembrane_helix_parts=Inside_1_41,TMhelix_42_64,Outside_65_1350), whose amino-acid sequence is MSTLQFKRPPRMAAPKPPGGEVHLESPPEIPRAVPGNIVQKLLPAVMIVASLGMMVFMLQRASSNPMMMMMPMMMLVSTVGMMAGGNQGGGQSKAEMNEDRKDYLRYLGQMRERARQAADEQRLARTWVHPEPSTLWSIATSRRMWERRAGDSDFCQLRVGLGSQRLETRLVPPQTGPVDELEPITTLALRRFVRAHSLVSELPVATSLRGFAAIGLQGERETTRALTRALLAQLATFHTPDDVVIAVASGGRSRVEWDWVKWLPHSQHPELTDGIGQQRLMAGSLRAIEEMLADQLDGRPRFNRNNAPPDGPHVVIVLDDAEISREEQILLEGGMTGVTLIDLSDVLGALTTKRGMRMVVEPERVGARSGNNVEWFGVPDAMTKEEATALARQLSPYRMMSARTGQAETESSGQEPLTTPLNYIEQLGLSGDPISFDLNEAWRPRPIPERYKVAIGPGEDGQVVSLDIKETASGGMGPHGLCIGATGSGKSEFLRTIVLGLMATHSSTALNFVLVDFKGGATFNGFEAAPHVSATITNLADDLTQVDRMQDALAGELNRRQEELNKAKVKNVWDYEEARQAGADLAPMPALFVVIDEFSELLSTKPEFAELFNMIGRLGRSLQVHLLLASQRLEEGKLRGLDSHLSYRIGLKTFNQAESRAAIGVPDAGDLPATGGHGYLKHPGGMERFRAAYVSGHMHQGGGKRRTVAASPVTGEKRPRFFVPDYIEPPAEPDQPAQPEPEPESDQSGIVDNDGDGLPDSDFQLVINKVQGQGPPAHQVWLPPLDAPPTLDSVLPPLSATEERGYTPVGNAGNGKLQVPVGIIDMPYQQRQDHMVVDLGGANGHGAVVGGPQSGKSNLMRTLICSMALTHTPREVQFYCVDLGGGSMAALQSLPHIGGFGGRRDQDVVRRTIAEIKQLVAEREARFQQLGVDSMADFRKRKAAGSITDDPYGDVFLVIDGWGAFRNDFETLEQDVLDLAAQGLTFGVHVFVSANRWAEIRPALKDLIGTRFELRLGDPSESEVDRKVAVNVPSGRPGRGLHPSKLHFLTAIPRVDSENLGDRVGWEAYNQDLSDGVADLVTKVRNSWQGRPAPKVRLLPDVLPHEQLPTPEQQPKQRLVPIGINEDGLHPVYLDFDAEPHFYAFAEREAGKTALLRTIVRGITNRYSPKEALILLVDYRRTMLGFLDTGHLMEYAVSADQLKGNINDVCNALKKRLPGPDVTQEQLKNRSWWSGPELFVVADDYDLVAPQGNNPMQQLAEFVPQASDVGLHVVLARNSGGASRALFEPIIGKMRESSAPGLAMSANKDDGQLIGNIKSRQLPPGRGTLVSRSLKGGPQLIQTAYIQPE